GtataatttgaaaaaagtttAGTTGTGTGTTCATTAAGATTCAACACCTCCTGCAGAGGCGTTATAACAACGGCTGCTCTGTTAATCATGTGTAATCATCACTTACAAtcttaaaaactacaattaaCTGGCAAAGTGTGATGATGTTAAAGCGATACATTCAATGTCAAACAGAGCAGCtgctgtgtttgaaaaaaaaaatgatgactaGCTTGATTAGCAATCGTGATCACAGTATCATTAAAAGCATTAGTATCACATCTGATAATGCAGCACCTTTGTCTCAGCTAAAATTAATCAGTCAGAAAGTAGTCGGAAGACTTCAGAAGCCGGATGAGTCACATCCTGGTGAGTCATTTTGTGACTGTTATCAGAGAAAGTATGCAGAGTGCTGATTCATCtttgcaaaaaatgtattctacaTTATTTTTCTATGGTGCTAGAATACTTTTCAATGTGGGCATTAGATGCGATTCTCTTATTGAAAAGGTAGCCTCATTCTTCCAGAGAGGTCTTTTATCATTTGTAATCATAAACATGACACTGGGGTTTTTTATCCGTATCCTAGACTTAAGGGTTATCTGCTCTGGAAAATAAGAGCACCTCagctttttattatataaaccATCAAACCAGTTAAACCATCAACTACAGCTTTGACGAGGTTTTCGTCCCACTGCTGTGGCTAAATCTTTGCGCACACAAGCTCGCAGCATGCACAACGGCATTTATACTTAATgcgctgtttgttgttttcgccagagggcgtacaaaccAAATGGAAtatgaagaatcaaaaagacaacgagtgtaaccGGTAAAAAGCCATTAACCAACCTTCACAGTGCAGACGAGGTATTGTAATTAACAGTAaactcatattcatggactactttatttcCTTAATATTAGCCCTGTAGAGACAGAAGTCACGTAttacatgaataataatgaagtATCCTTAAACAATTTGATCTGGcttcaaaatatttactcaattgtagatttttaaagattttttttctgaagtctGAAAATCTCTGATcgagttagaaaaaaaaaaatcagaagtGCGCGATCAAGCGCTGCGACGACTTGCAAATGATGCACATTTTCAGTGACTGTCCTCTGAGCAATTACGGCCTCCCGTTTGTTTTAGCACAGTGAATATTCAAAAACAAACCTCAGAAGTCGTAAAAGATAAATTGGTGGTGTCTATTTATATGCATAGTGTACATATTCATAACTTTTCAGACTATTGAAGAACTTGACCAGAAATATCTAAACTCTAAATCTCTCAACCTCGTATCTAAGGGGCTACTTCAAGGTGGATTTCTGTCTCATCTGTTGTGTTCAAATAATCCGGTCGGATTAATACATACGCGTTGGAGGTCTGTACGTCTTGCCAGCCCTTGGTGAAGTTTTGCCTGAGTTCGTTGAGCGGGCTGAGGCCGAGTTTCCTCTTCAGCTCTGTGGCGTGTCTCTCTTTGGCCGACAAAACCTGGCGCAGAGTGTtgatctcctcctccacctaAACACACAACAGAGGCACCAGAAATGATTAGTTTGGGGGTTATCCTCTTCATTCATAGAGCTCTACATGGCTACAGATTTATATACTACCACGGTGCATGCATTTGGGCTCTAAATATTTTGGGAAGGCGTTTTTTCTTTGTACCATTTACAGTCTTCTCAGTGGTTAGATTGAAtaggtttaaactgtgatttgtaGGTCCATAGTCCAGCTGATAATCCAATAATGCTAACACTACACTAACCCTCTAGTTCTATTGTGAAGTTTTAAAAATAGCTTTGCTTAAGCAACACACCTGTTAATATTCAAGCTTGTTACAGGCATTATTGGCAATGTGTTCCTATTCCTATAGCAAATTCTTGATgctaaactttttattttaccaatGAATGTTAATTTCTTCTAATCTCATTCAACTGTTGCGATATTTGAGGCATCCCTCACTATTTGAGGTTCTGCCCTTTCACTTGTCCGTGTGGTTGAACCACTCTACAGCGTTTTTGTTCTCCatgtacaaaacataaaattatTTTGCAAACCCATAATACAAAATAGAATCTATTTGTATCTTCAACCTCAAAGTATGAAAGACATACTATAGAGTAGTCCTCTCAGTCATCTGACTGTAAAGAATGAAGCTTTTGTGGCAAGCAATTCCCAAACTTTTGAGATGCAGTAATTACAGTGAATGGGTATTTTCCTACAGtatccacaaaacacatgactGTTCTTGCCTATAGTTACATGTAAACACTGGTGATTGTGGAACATCTGAGCCCTACCTTGGTGAGCTCTGTGCGGAGCTCCTCAGCCTCTTCCTCCGTCAGGCCAGGTGGAAGAGGGTTGGCTGCGTTCCCCACCGCCCCCTCCACCGGCCCCTCCATCACTCCCTCCACTGGCACGTCGGACAGGCTGTCTGAACGATCCACAACAAGGCCCTTGTTAGGAGAGTTCAGGTTGATATCTGGAatgagagatggaaagagggaGGTGGTGGGataaagggagggaggagacaagGTGTAGAATAGGAGAAGTTATTGGGACAGTGAAATGGAGGGGAAGGGTAAACATGTACACACTTAGATCAGTTGAAATGTTAAAAGCTTAGAGTGGTTTGCTAAGACGATCCTTCTCTCAGTATccatttctcacacacacagacagaaaccgAGGCCAGGAAAAGGCCAGTGTTGCCAGCAGGAGATATCCAACAGGAAGAGAAAGTGTCAATTAGCGGCGCCAGGAGTTGAACTGCACTCTGGGAAAGTAACTGAAGATCCTTCTGTCTGAGATCCATTAAACCTTTTGCTTTGTGCAAACAGGAACGCCACAATACAGTAGAGCATAAAAGGAGGACAATACACTTCCCAAAAAAACCAATAGAAAATCATAATCTATTCTTGTGTAAACCTttagttttcaaaaaaaagttgataGCACAAAAATGCTACTTTTTACACTGAAATCTGCAAGATTCAGCATTACTTTTCCAATGAATACAGCTTTCATCATTCACCTGAGGACACAGTCATCATTTTGGCTACTACAGAAGCTTGGCACAATCAGAGCTGGAATGGAAGACACGAAAAAggggaagaaacaaacaaactacagctACAGCCTGATACCCGTAGTGAAAATAAACTCTAGTATTTATATTCCAACATATAGTTGCCAATTGTTACACAAATATTTGTGAGTGCTGTCGACTTAGTTTGTCAATTTTATAATCTTTGTGTTGGCAGTAATCAAACTGGTTGTCTCTATAAATGCAGATCACATTACCTGCATCtctaagagagagagatagtggaaaataaatcaataaataaagctACACAATAAATAGATGGCTTCAAAATTTCAAATAGACCCTATGATCAGTCATCAGTCCTAAAAATCCTAATCGACGCAACAATAACCGATGCACAAAACAGGTAAAGTCCATAATTTATCGCTAGCTGCAGAGAATGCACAAAACAGTCAGGTGGGCTGACCTATCTGAGGAGGACCGGCTGGTATGTGACAAGCAGCTCCTCTGAGTTTtgctctgctttttaaaaatttgaatatctcttttacaattatttattaatatccCTTCTCAAAAGACCAAGATTATCAATATCTGCAGTTAGTGCTGGTGACGCTGTGTAAATCCAGAGTCTCAACAATAACATCCACATTCAACTTGGCGAGAGATATGACTGCTCCACCCTCTAGGTATATTGATTCAGCCAAGAATGATTCAGAGTGGCTCacagaaacaacagcagcaataaTAAAGAGACAACAACAAGGCTCATATGAGAACAGAAAACATAGATTTCTTCCTGGGATTTGGAGTTAAATCTCAGCTGCTCTTCTGTGTGTGGGATCTGCCTTCAATTAGAGGATTTCCTACACTTTCCATGATGCCTTCTGACTGCCCCAGAATCATGTTCTGTTGCATATCGGGAATTTGCCTTTTTCTTGGCATGTATGTAATCACAGCCACACCCCTCACTTAAATACCTTTCTGCTGCATTGCATCCTGGTCTACTTCCTGCTGACATGGATGTAGAAAATCACTCCCAGCGGTGCTTCTATGATAGATCTCTCTTTGAATTAGAATGCATCCAAATCTTACATCTATTGGTGGCGTTTCTTGACCGAGTTTGGCCAActattcacaagaaaaaaatattatcgCCACACTTAAAAATGgacccaaaaaaaaagcaagtcaaGGCACATCTCAGATACCGGTAATGTTATATTTAAGGATGGGCTTAAAAAACTGACATCAGTGTCATGTGAGAATGTATCAGTTAGGGAAGAGCCCCCTGctcagacaaaataaataaatcatttttccaGGTCAAAGCATCATTTGAGCAACAGTAGGATTTTATTTGGACAGGCATGCCCTTTTTTACTCTAGTTTGTCATGGTTcaagaagaaagacaaatacAGGCAAACTTAATCATTTCCTACAAAGACTCCGCCTGATAAAACATTACATGTCTATGATGGCCAGCCACTCACTATTACAAACTATGGGATATGTGTTTCTGTATTATCAAAGCCTTCATTACAGAGTAtcatcaaacaaaaaacagtcaatTTGGCaccaacagtaaacattcaCAGGCATCGTGACAGAACGACTA
The sequence above is a segment of the Anoplopoma fimbria isolate UVic2021 breed Golden Eagle Sablefish chromosome 12, Afim_UVic_2022, whole genome shotgun sequence genome. Coding sequences within it:
- the tpd52l2b gene encoding tpd52 like 2b isoform X4, with the protein product MDPASQDINLNSPNKGLVVDRSDSLSDVPVEGVMEGPVEGAVGNAANPLPPGLTEEEAEELRTELTKVEEEINTLRQVLSAKERHATELKRKLGLSPLNELRQNFTKGWQDVQTSNAYLSASATLEDISRSEAYKKTQETLSQAGQKTSAALTTVGTVISKRLGDMRNSATFKSFEDKMGNLKVSSQ
- the tpd52l2b gene encoding tpd52 like 2b isoform X2, translating into MDPASQDINLNSPNKGLVVDRSDSLSDVPVEGVMEGPVEGAVGNAANPLPPGLTEEEAEELRTELTKVEEEINTLRQVLSAKERHATELKRKLGLSPLNELRQNFTKGWQDVQTSNAYLSASATLEDISRSEAYKKTQETLSQAGQKTSAALTTVGTVISKRLGDMRNSATFKSFEDKMGNLKEGETVSRCINADDQ
- the tpd52l2b gene encoding tpd52 like 2b isoform X3; this translates as MDPASQDINLNSPNKGLVVDRSDSLSDVPVEGVMEGPVEGAVGNAANPLPPGLTEEEAEELRTELTKVEEEINTLRQVLSAKERHATELKRKLGLSPLNELRQNFTKGWQDVQTSNAYKKTQETLSQAGQKTSAALTTVGTVISKRLGDMRNSATFKSFEDKMGNLKYKVAGPRGNGEAASSPTDTTPTQENPSF
- the tpd52l2b gene encoding tpd52 like 2b isoform X1 gives rise to the protein MDPASQDINLNSPNKGLVVDRSDSLSDVPVEGVMEGPVEGAVGNAANPLPPGLTEEEAEELRTELTKVEEEINTLRQVLSAKERHATELKRKLGLSPLNELRQNFTKGWQDVQTSNAYLSASATLEDISRSEAYKKTQETLSQAGQKTSAALTTVGTVISKRLGDMRNSATFKSFEDKMGNLKYKVAGPRGNGEAASSPTDTTPTQENPSF